One region of Scomber scombrus chromosome 10, fScoSco1.1, whole genome shotgun sequence genomic DNA includes:
- the mecp2 gene encoding methyl-CpG-binding protein 2 gives MAAVESGEERLEEGQEGEDEPVDPQPPTRERARSHSKTKKARRERRHADQGAESTASTAAGAEVESQSQGSEPVAGPSEPGSESAAGSESAGSPRQRRSIIRDRGPLYDDPSLPEGWTRKLKQRKSGRSAGKFDVYLINSEGKAFRSKVELIAYFQKVGDTTTDPNDFDFTVTGRGSPSRREKRPPKKPKVVKPSGRGRGRPKGSGKMRQATEGVAMKRVVEKTPGKLLVKMPFSKAESTTGTTSTASKVVSPAQVSTKSRPGRKRKSEQELPAPPQTTPKKRGRKPASATAASTVAVASSSAASTSGSSTVGSYAAAAILAAEAKRRAAKESSTKPVVQETALPIKKRKTRETIEEPESVQTPAATTTETVRRSSAGGGEGSTGEGAPPTSEPQSAPSEQSQSQSQKQPTGSEESQTHGHKVHKGRKHKEKSGIAAGDGGSKGEDVGEDGGEKEGEGGGGAAGGGGRSSSSSSSISPSKSHKRKDRPPHKHHHHHHHHHHHHRHQQSSASTLDQPPPPPPPPPPPPPPPPPPASSSQARPEVEPQTTPLHPTTQQSQQAPPKSQSKSAAQSLSEPRHPPPQPRHPPQPRPQPQSPSQPQAQPRYPAPQSSPTKHTQPQLRPQQPQSQTHSQHQAYPQKAQSQPVQTQHAPPQSHRSQSPSISHVHPPQTRHQHPQTQSATALQPQTQPRHPSQPQTQLKQLSQPQPRQSMQPQIQPTARTPAQPQTPPQSRTPAQSQPQLQSRTPVQTQPQPQSRSQSQTQPPTQSRTPTQPQPHLQSRHQAQPQPQTRHPSQHQVQTQYRPQPRQSLSQPRPPQSQSQAQPHFQRIQTQPRPHPQLARSHLQHLSPHRPSVSLNRPNPVPSQQNQSEQPQDLSTTRPGRGSLLPSREVSAEGRGGLAVASSESREILGGERGSNSTSRPPGSMASGPPGGTGAGVGLVPGAEGRARLRAEPEAAGEGRELRDIVPQSAVPCPSREETVESRTAVSERVS, from the exons AGAGGAGGGTCAAGAGGGTGAGGACGAACCTGTCGACCCCCAGCCTCCCACCAGAGAGAGAGCCAGGTCACACAGTAAGACCAAGAAGGCTCGCAGGGAACGTCGCCATGCCGACCAGGGGGCGGAGAGCACCGCCTCGACAGCGGCTGGCGCAGAGGTGGAGTCACAGAGCCAG GGTTCGGAGCCAGTGGCCGGCCCGTCGGAGCCGGGGTCAGAGTCAGCGGCCGGCAGTGAGTCTGCGGGTTCTCCCAGGCAGCGGCGCTCCATCATTCGGGACCGCGGGCCACTGTACGATGACCCGTCGCTGCCTGAAGGCTGGACCCGCAAACTCAAGCAGAGGAAATCTGGACGCTCAGCGGGGAAGTTCGATGTCTACCTGATCAA CTCTGAGGGAAAGGCGTTTCGTTCCAAGGTGGAGCTCATCGCCTACTTCCAGAAGGTTGGGGACACAACCACTGACCCCAACGATTTTGATTTCACTGTTACCGGACGTGGAAGCCCCTCCCGACGTGAGAAGCGGCCCCCCAAGAAACCAAAAGTGGTTAAACCATCGGGGCGAGGCCGCGGCAGGCCTAAAG gCAGCGGAAAGATGCGCCAGGCAACGGAGGGCGTGGCCATGAAGCGTGTGGTTGAGAAAACTCCGGGTAAACTGTTGGTCAAGATGCCCTTCAGCAAGGCAGAGTCCACCACTGGTACCACCTCCACTGCCTCAAAG GTGGTGTCTCCTGCCCAGGTGTCCACCAAGTCCCGTCCTGGCAGGAAGAGGAAATCAGAACAAGAACTTCCGGCTCCACCACAGACCACCCCCAAAAAGCGGGGCAGGAAACCAGCCTCCGCCACAGCAGCATCAACTGTTGCCGTGGCATCCTCCTCTGCAGCATCAACCTCTGGTAGCTCAACAGTAGGGAGCTACGCTGCAGCCGCCATCTTGGCCGCTGAGGCCAAACGGAGAGCGGCCAAGGAGTCTTCCACCAAACCTGTCGTCCAGGAAACAGCCCTGCCAATCAAAAAACGCAAAACCAGAGAGACAATAGAGGAGCCAGAGAGCGTTCAGACTCCAGCAGCTACGACAACTGAGACTGTAAGGAGGTCTAGTGCAGGTGGGGGGGAGGGAAGTACGGGGGAAGGAGCACCCCCAACCTCAGAGCCTCAGTCCGCCCCTTCCGAGCAGAGCCAGTCACAATCACAGAAGCAGCCTACTGGTTCAGAGGAAAGTcaaacacatggacacaaagtGCATAAAGGGAGGAAGCACAAGGAGAAATCGGGGATCGCAGCAGGAGACGGAGGAAGCAAAGGAGAGGACGTAGGTGAAGATGGAGGtgaaaaggaaggagaaggaggaggaggagcagcaggaggaggaggaaggagtagcagcagcagcagtagcattAGTCCATCAAAAAGCCACAAACGGAAGGACCGGCCACCTCAcaaacaccaccaccatcaccaccatcaccatcatcatcatcgacACCAACAGTCTTCTGCCTCCACATTAGATcagccacctcctcctcctcctcctccccctcctcctccaccacctcctcctcctcctgcttcctccAGCCAGGCCAGACCTGAAGTAGAGCCGCAGACTACACCGTTACACCCCACCACCCAACAATCCCAGCAAGCTCCTCCCAAATCCCAATCCAAGTCTGCTGCTCAGTCCCTGTCTGAGCCTCGGCATCCTCCACCTCAACCACGCCACCCGCCCCAACCCCGTCCCCAACCACAGTCCCCCAGTCAGCCTCAAGCCCAGCCTCGTTACCCTGCACCCCAGTCCTCTCCTACCAAGCATACCCAACCACAGCTACGGCCCCAACAACCCCAGTCCCAAACCCACAGTCAGCACCAGGCCTACCCCCAAAAAGCTCAATCACAGCCTGTCCAAACCCAGCATGCTCCACCTCAGTCACACCGTTCTCAGTCCCCATCCATCTCGCACGTCCATCCGCCCCAGACGAGGCATCAACATCCGCAAACCCAGTCCGCCACAGCACTCCAACCTCAGACCCAGCCCAGGCACCCGTCTCAACCGCAAACTCAGCTCAAACAACTGTCTCAACCCCAACCCCGGCAGTCGATGCAGCCTCAAATCCAACCCACAGCCAGGACCCCAGCCCAACCTCAGACTCCACCCCAGTCCAGAACCCCAGCGCAATCTCAGCCTCAACTCCAGTCCAGAACCCCTGTCCAAACTCAGCCTCAACCACAGTCCAGGTCCCAATCCCAAACTCAGCCTCCAACCCAGTCCAGGACCCCAACCCAACCTCAGCCTCACCTGCAATCCAGGCATCAAGCACAGCCTCAACCGCAGACAAGGCACCCTTCGCAACACCAAGTTCAGACTCAATACAGACCACAACCCAGACAGTCTCTCTCCCAACCTAGACCACCCCAGTCCCAGTCCCAAGCACAACCACACTTTCAGCGGATTCAAACACAGCCGCGGCCCCACCCACAGCTCGCCAGGTCCCACCTGCAGCATCTCTCGCCACACCGACCGTCTGTCAGCCTAAATAGACCCAATCCGGTCCCGTCTCAGCAAAACCAGAGCGAACAGCCCCAAGACCTGAGCACCACGCGGCCCGGCCGAGGAAGCCTGCTGCCAAGCCGGGAAGTCAGCgcggaggggagaggggggctgGCGGTGGCATCATCGGAAAGCAGAGAGATTttaggaggagaaagagggtcAAACAGCACCTCAAGACCTCCCGGCTCAATGGCTTCTGGTCCTCCAGGAGGAACCGGGGCCGGAGTTGGTCTTGTGCCGGGGGCGGAGGGGCGGGCCAGACTCCGGGCGGAGCCAGAGGCAGCAGGTGAGGGCAGGGAGCTCAGAGACATCGTCCCCCAGTCCGCCGTTCCCTGCCCCAGCCGTGAAGAGACCGTAGAGTCACGGACTGCCGTCAGCGAGAGAGTCAGCTGA